Proteins found in one Massilia sp. H6 genomic segment:
- the paaH gene encoding 3-hydroxyacyl-CoA dehydrogenase PaaH, which produces MQALSQESIIAVIGSGAMGAGIAQVAANAGHQVLLFDTRVEAADKAIAGIGATYARLVEKGRMSAADADAAQARLTRIGTLQEAKDAALVVEAIVENLDAKRALFAELEAIVGDDCILATNTSSISVTAIAAPLRRPERLVGMHFFNPVPLMALVEVISGIATDPAVADTVYATSHAWGKSPVLAKSTPGFIVNRVARPYYAEALRLLLEQAADHATLDAVMRDCGGFRMGPFELMDLIGHDVNFSVTNSVYAAYFGDPRFTPSILQQELVNAGFLGRKTGRGFYRYGEGVEKPVVQTEPPQARPESVSIVGSESAQLAPLAARLADAGFDLHHEETLDCTPGFVCQGAAVYLSDGRSASERAAESWHPDTVVYDLLLDAAGATRIALARADQCSEEAYHAVVGMFQAAGFAVTRFDDVPGMLVMRTVAMLANEAADAVNQGVCSASAVDIAMQKGVNYPRGPLAWADSIGVQQVVTVLANLAATYGEDRYRVSPLLRRKLAGGGEGARFHD; this is translated from the coding sequence ATGCAAGCACTATCGCAAGAAAGCATCATCGCCGTGATCGGCAGCGGCGCCATGGGCGCCGGTATCGCCCAGGTGGCGGCAAACGCCGGCCACCAGGTGCTGCTGTTCGACACCCGTGTCGAAGCGGCCGACAAGGCCATCGCCGGCATTGGCGCCACCTATGCCAGGCTGGTTGAAAAAGGCCGCATGAGCGCGGCGGATGCCGATGCCGCGCAGGCGCGCCTCACGCGCATCGGCACGCTGCAAGAAGCGAAAGACGCCGCGCTGGTGGTAGAAGCCATCGTCGAGAACCTCGACGCCAAGCGCGCGCTGTTCGCCGAACTCGAAGCCATCGTTGGCGACGACTGCATCCTGGCCACCAATACCTCGTCGATTTCGGTTACCGCGATCGCGGCGCCGTTGCGCCGCCCAGAGCGGCTGGTGGGCATGCACTTCTTTAATCCGGTTCCGCTGATGGCGCTGGTGGAAGTCATTAGCGGCATCGCCACCGATCCGGCCGTGGCAGACACCGTCTACGCTACCTCGCACGCCTGGGGCAAGAGCCCGGTGCTGGCGAAATCCACGCCCGGCTTCATCGTCAACCGCGTCGCCCGTCCCTACTATGCCGAGGCGCTGCGCCTGCTGCTGGAGCAGGCCGCGGATCACGCTACGCTCGACGCCGTGATGCGCGACTGCGGCGGCTTTCGCATGGGGCCCTTCGAGCTGATGGACCTGATCGGCCACGACGTGAATTTCTCGGTGACCAATTCGGTCTACGCCGCCTATTTTGGCGACCCGCGCTTTACGCCCTCGATCCTGCAGCAGGAGCTGGTCAATGCCGGCTTCCTGGGCCGCAAGACTGGCCGCGGCTTCTACCGCTATGGCGAGGGTGTTGAAAAACCAGTTGTGCAAACCGAGCCGCCGCAAGCCAGGCCGGAGTCGGTGTCGATCGTCGGCAGCGAATCTGCCCAATTGGCCCCGCTGGCGGCGCGCCTGGCCGACGCCGGTTTCGACCTGCACCACGAAGAAACCCTGGACTGCACGCCGGGCTTCGTCTGCCAGGGCGCAGCGGTCTACCTGAGCGACGGCCGCAGCGCCAGCGAGCGCGCCGCCGAAAGCTGGCACCCTGACACCGTCGTCTATGACCTGCTGCTCGATGCCGCCGGTGCCACCCGCATCGCGCTGGCCCGCGCCGACCAGTGCAGCGAAGAAGCGTATCACGCCGTGGTTGGCATGTTCCAGGCCGCCGGCTTTGCCGTCACCCGTTTCGACGACGTTCCGGGCATGCTGGTGATGCGCACCGTCGCCATGCTGGCCAACGAAGCGGCCGATGCCGTCAACCAGGGCGTGTGCAGCGCCAGCGCCGTCGATATCGCCATGCAGAAGGGCGTCAACTACCCGCGCGGCCCGCTGGCCTGGGCCGACAGCATTGGCGTGCAGCAGGTGGTCACCGTGCTGGCCAACCTGGCCGCTACCTATGGCGAAGACCGCTACCGCGTCTCGCCGCTGCTGCGCCGCAAGCTCGCTGGCGGCGGCGAGGGAGCACGCTTTCATGATTGA
- the paaI gene encoding hydroxyphenylacetyl-CoA thioesterase PaaI: protein MIEPQALAELAGKTMYERDQATQALGMTLDEIRPGYARMSMPVQASMLNGHATCHGGYIFMLADSAFAFACNSHNFNAVGAGCSIDYLAPGREGDVLVAEGIEQALQGKTGVYDVTVRNQDGRTVALFRGKSHRVSGMVAELPQ, encoded by the coding sequence ATGATTGAGCCGCAGGCGCTGGCCGAACTGGCTGGCAAGACCATGTACGAGCGCGACCAGGCCACGCAGGCGCTGGGCATGACGCTCGACGAGATCCGCCCGGGGTATGCGCGCATGTCGATGCCGGTGCAAGCAAGCATGCTCAACGGGCACGCCACCTGCCACGGCGGCTATATCTTCATGCTGGCCGACAGCGCCTTTGCGTTCGCCTGCAATTCGCACAACTTCAACGCCGTGGGCGCGGGCTGCAGCATCGATTACCTTGCGCCGGGCCGCGAAGGAGACGTGCTGGTGGCCGAAGGCATCGAGCAAGCCTTGCAGGGCAAGACCGGCGTGTATGACGTCACCGTGCGCAACCAGGACGGCCGCACGGTGGCGCTGTTTCGCGGCAAGTCGCACCGTGTGAGCGGCATGGTGGCCGAGCTCCCGCAGTAA
- the paaG gene encoding 2-(1,2-epoxy-1,2-dihydrophenyl)acetyl-CoA isomerase PaaG, which yields MSYQSIQFSIDAGVAVLTLNRPDRLNSFTQAMHLEVRHALDTLQADRSVRVLVLTGAGRGFCAGQDLSDRAVEPGAQGVDLGESVEKYYAPLVLTLKSLPMPVICAVNGVAAGAGANLALACDIVLAAKSASFIEAFCKLGLIPDTGGTWHLPRLIGHARATGLAMLGEKLSAEKAEQWGLIWACVPDEALMDQAMAMAEHFAAAPTKGLAFTKKALQASYANTLPEQLKLEGDMMRELGYTHDYREGVAAFIAKRPAQFKGE from the coding sequence ATGAGCTACCAATCCATCCAGTTCAGCATCGACGCCGGCGTCGCCGTGCTCACGCTGAACCGCCCCGATCGCCTGAACAGCTTCACGCAAGCCATGCACCTCGAAGTGCGCCACGCACTCGATACACTGCAGGCCGACCGGTCGGTGCGCGTGCTGGTCCTGACCGGCGCTGGCCGCGGCTTTTGCGCCGGCCAGGATTTATCCGACCGCGCCGTCGAACCGGGCGCCCAGGGCGTCGACCTCGGCGAATCGGTCGAAAAATATTACGCTCCGCTGGTCCTGACGCTTAAATCGCTACCCATGCCCGTCATCTGCGCCGTCAACGGCGTGGCCGCCGGCGCCGGCGCCAACCTGGCGCTGGCCTGCGACATCGTGCTGGCGGCCAAATCGGCCAGCTTCATCGAGGCCTTCTGCAAGCTCGGCCTGATCCCGGACACCGGCGGCACCTGGCATTTGCCGCGCCTGATCGGCCATGCGCGCGCCACCGGCCTGGCCATGCTGGGCGAAAAGCTCAGTGCCGAGAAGGCCGAGCAGTGGGGCCTGATCTGGGCCTGCGTGCCGGACGAAGCGCTGATGGACCAGGCCATGGCCATGGCCGAGCATTTCGCGGCCGCGCCCACCAAGGGGCTGGCCTTCACCAAGAAGGCGCTGCAGGCCAGCTACGCCAACACCCTGCCCGAACAGCTCAAGCTGGAAGGCGACATGATGCGCGAACTCGGTTATACCCACGATTACCGCGAAGGCGTCGCCGCCTTTATCGCCAAGCGCCCGGCGCAGTTCAAGGGAGAGTAG
- the paaD gene encoding 1,2-phenylacetyl-CoA epoxidase subunit PaaD, producing the protein MTASGITTGEVWNWLGEVADPEIPVISVVDLGIVRDVAFEGETCTVTITPTYSGCPAMQVIADSVKEALQAKGIDDVRIVSRLAPAWTTDWMSDAGKAALKGYGIAPPVQQAIDISGLHAGIRRRAAPIVACPNCGSPHTQLTSEFGSTPCKALYKCLDCREPFDYFKCH; encoded by the coding sequence ATGACGGCGTCGGGCATCACCACCGGCGAGGTCTGGAACTGGCTCGGCGAGGTCGCCGATCCGGAGATTCCGGTCATCTCGGTGGTGGACCTGGGTATCGTGCGCGACGTCGCCTTCGAGGGCGAGACCTGCACCGTGACGATCACCCCGACCTATTCCGGCTGCCCGGCGATGCAGGTGATTGCCGATTCGGTCAAAGAAGCCCTGCAGGCCAAGGGCATCGACGACGTACGCATCGTCAGCCGCCTGGCGCCGGCCTGGACCACCGACTGGATGAGCGATGCCGGCAAGGCCGCCCTCAAGGGCTACGGCATCGCGCCGCCCGTCCAGCAGGCGATCGACATCAGCGGCCTGCACGCCGGCATTCGCCGCCGCGCCGCGCCGATCGTGGCCTGCCCCAACTGCGGCTCGCCGCACACCCAATTGACCAGCGAATTTGGCTCGACGCCGTGCAAGGCCCTGTACAAGTGCCTCGACTGCCGCGAGCCCTTTGACTACTTCAAGTGCCACTAA
- the pcaF gene encoding 3-oxoadipyl-CoA thiolase — protein MTDAFICDAIRTPFGRYGGALSTVRADDLGALPIAGLIARNKDVDWSAVDDLFYGCANQAGEDNRNVGRMAALLAGLPPEVPGNTINRLCGSGMDAVGSAARAIRAGEANLIIAGGVESMTRAPFVMAKADSAFSRAAKIEDTTLGWRFVNPLMKARYGIDSMPETAENVAREFGISRADQDAFALRSQQRWAQAHAAGFFRDEIVPVTIALKKGESRVFDTDEQPRETSLAALAKLKGVVTPDGSVSAGNASSLNDGACALLLASSDAAARHGLTPRARVVGMATAGLAPRIMGFGPSPAVKKLLALTGLSLGQMDVIELNEAFAAQGLAVTRDLGLADDAPHVNANGGAIALGHPLGASGARLVTTAVNQLHRTGGRYALCTMCIGVGQGIAIIVERV, from the coding sequence ATGACTGACGCATTCATCTGCGACGCCATTCGCACCCCCTTCGGCCGCTACGGTGGTGCGCTGTCCACGGTGCGCGCCGACGACCTCGGCGCGCTGCCGATCGCCGGCCTCATCGCGCGCAACAAAGACGTCGACTGGAGCGCCGTCGATGATCTGTTCTACGGCTGCGCCAACCAGGCCGGCGAGGACAACCGCAACGTCGGACGCATGGCCGCGCTGCTGGCCGGGCTGCCGCCCGAGGTGCCGGGCAACACCATCAACCGCCTGTGCGGCTCGGGCATGGACGCCGTCGGTAGCGCCGCGCGCGCGATCCGCGCTGGCGAAGCGAACCTGATCATTGCTGGTGGGGTCGAGAGCATGACGCGCGCGCCTTTCGTGATGGCCAAGGCCGACAGCGCGTTTTCGCGCGCGGCAAAGATCGAGGACACCACTCTCGGCTGGCGTTTCGTCAATCCGCTGATGAAAGCAAGATACGGCATCGATTCGATGCCGGAAACGGCCGAGAACGTGGCGCGCGAGTTCGGCATCAGCCGCGCGGACCAGGACGCGTTTGCACTGCGTAGCCAGCAGCGCTGGGCGCAGGCGCATGCCGCCGGCTTTTTCAGGGACGAGATCGTGCCGGTCACGATCGCGCTCAAGAAAGGCGAGTCGCGCGTGTTCGACACCGACGAGCAGCCGCGCGAGACCAGCCTGGCCGCGCTGGCGAAACTCAAGGGCGTGGTCACGCCGGACGGCTCGGTCAGCGCCGGTAATGCATCGAGCCTGAACGACGGCGCCTGCGCGCTGCTGCTCGCTTCCAGCGACGCCGCCGCGCGCCATGGCTTGACGCCGCGCGCGCGCGTAGTCGGCATGGCCACCGCCGGCCTGGCGCCGCGCATCATGGGCTTCGGCCCATCGCCGGCCGTGAAAAAGCTGCTGGCACTCACCGGCCTGAGTCTGGGCCAGATGGACGTGATCGAACTGAACGAAGCCTTTGCCGCCCAGGGGCTGGCGGTGACGCGCGACCTTGGCCTGGCGGACGATGCGCCGCATGTGAACGCGAACGGCGGCGCGATCGCGCTCGGCCACCCGCTGGGCGCCTCCGGCGCGCGCCTGGTGACCACCGCCGTCAACCAATTGCACCGCACGGGCGGCCGTTACGCGCTGTGCACCATGTGCATTGGCGTCGGGCAGGGCATCGCCATCATCGTCGAGCGGGTCTAG
- a CDS encoding cupin domain-containing protein — MSRLDLSSIAVLKGTDYPEPFAELVDGRSRQALGEAGALSQFGVNLVELQPGAASSQRHWHSHEDEFVMMVSGELVLVTDDGETIMRAGDCAAFPAGKPNGHHLVNRSWGPGVFLCVGAHVQQDVTTYPDIDLRYDGASGAYTHEDGSPYPQRGDA; from the coding sequence ATGTCGAGACTGGACCTGAGCAGCATTGCCGTACTGAAGGGCACCGACTACCCCGAACCCTTCGCCGAACTGGTCGACGGACGTAGCCGTCAAGCCCTGGGCGAGGCCGGGGCGCTGAGCCAGTTCGGCGTCAACCTGGTCGAGCTGCAGCCCGGCGCGGCCTCGTCGCAACGCCATTGGCATTCGCACGAAGACGAGTTCGTGATGATGGTATCCGGCGAACTGGTGCTGGTGACGGACGACGGCGAGACCATCATGCGGGCGGGCGACTGCGCGGCGTTTCCAGCCGGAAAGCCAAACGGCCACCACCTGGTCAACCGTAGCTGGGGGCCGGGTGTGTTCCTGTGCGTCGGCGCACACGTTCAGCAAGACGTGACCACGTATCCCGACATTGACCTGCGCTACGATGGCGCCAGCGGCGCCTATACGCACGAGGACGGCAGCCCGTATCCGCAGCGCGGCGACGCGTAG
- the paaK gene encoding phenylacetate--CoA ligase PaaK, whose translation MVQKMPAPGELEPIERASRDELQALQLERLKWSLRHAYENVPHYRAAFDAAGVHPGELKSLEDLATFPFTDKKTLRDNYPFGLFAVPREQVVRIHASSGTTGKATVVGYTQRDIDTWADLVARSIRAAGGRAGDMVQISYGYGLFTGGLGAHYGAERLGCTVIPMSGGQTEKQVQLIQDFQPSIIMVTPSYMLNIIEEFTRQGLDPAQSSLKIGIFGAEPWTDAMRSEIETRAGIDALDIYGLSEVMGPGVASECIESKDGPVIWEDHFYPEIIDPDTGAVLPDGAEGELVLTSLSKQALPIIRYRTRDLTRLLPPSSRSMRRMARIAGRSDDMLIIRGVNVFPSQIEEIILTMPALAPHYQLVVAREGHLDTLAVLGELRDGALAPGDVELLCRELEHRIKTHVGVSTRVSLKPPGAIERTLTGKARRVLDQRPKH comes from the coding sequence ATGGTCCAGAAGATGCCTGCTCCGGGCGAGCTCGAACCGATTGAACGCGCCAGCCGCGACGAACTGCAGGCCTTGCAGCTCGAACGCCTGAAGTGGTCGCTCCGTCACGCCTACGAAAACGTGCCGCACTACCGCGCCGCTTTCGATGCGGCCGGCGTGCACCCAGGCGAACTCAAGTCCCTTGAAGACCTTGCAACATTCCCCTTCACCGACAAGAAAACCCTGCGCGACAATTACCCGTTCGGCCTGTTCGCGGTGCCGCGCGAGCAGGTGGTGCGCATCCATGCATCGAGCGGCACCACCGGCAAGGCAACCGTGGTCGGTTATACGCAGCGCGACATCGATACCTGGGCCGACCTGGTGGCGCGCTCGATCCGCGCCGCGGGGGGGCGGGCCGGCGACATGGTGCAGATCTCGTACGGCTACGGCTTGTTCACCGGCGGCCTGGGCGCGCACTACGGCGCCGAGAGACTTGGCTGCACCGTGATCCCGATGTCCGGTGGCCAGACCGAAAAGCAGGTGCAGCTAATCCAGGACTTCCAGCCCTCGATCATCATGGTCACGCCCTCGTACATGCTCAACATCATCGAGGAGTTCACGCGCCAGGGACTCGACCCGGCACAGTCCTCGCTCAAGATCGGCATCTTCGGAGCCGAGCCCTGGACCGACGCCATGCGCAGCGAGATCGAAACCCGCGCAGGCATCGATGCGCTCGATATCTACGGACTGTCCGAGGTCATGGGCCCGGGCGTTGCCAGCGAATGCATCGAAAGCAAGGATGGCCCGGTCATCTGGGAAGACCACTTCTACCCGGAGATCATCGACCCGGACACCGGCGCGGTGCTGCCCGATGGCGCCGAAGGCGAGCTGGTATTGACCTCGCTGTCCAAGCAAGCGCTGCCGATCATCCGTTACCGTACCCGCGACCTGACACGCCTGTTGCCGCCAAGCTCGCGCTCGATGCGCCGGATGGCGCGCATCGCCGGCCGCTCCGACGATATGCTGATCATTCGCGGCGTGAACGTGTTCCCGAGCCAGATCGAAGAGATCATCCTGACCATGCCGGCGCTGGCGCCGCATTACCAGCTGGTGGTGGCGCGCGAAGGCCATCTCGACACGCTCGCGGTGCTCGGTGAGCTACGCGACGGCGCGCTTGCGCCAGGCGACGTCGAGCTGCTCTGCCGCGAACTCGAGCACCGCATCAAGACCCATGTGGGCGTGAGCACGCGCGTGAGCCTGAAACCGCCTGGCGCCATCGAGCGCACGCTCACCGGCAAGGCCCGGCGCGTGCTCGACCAGCGCCCCAAACATTAA
- the paaZ gene encoding phenylacetic acid degradation bifunctional protein PaaZ, with product MGNIATLQSLIAGRWHGEQALTPLHSALDNELIYHTHREPIDFDEALSWARKTGVKGMMALDFQKRAQCLKALALYMMERKEELYEISHLTGATRPDSWVDVEGGIGTLFAYASMGGRELPSSNVLHEGPAIALGKRGGFAGTHILVPRGGVAVHINAFNFPIWGMLEKFAPSFLAAMPCIVKPATATSYLTQATVKMMMDSGLLPEGALQLVIGSTGDLLDRMGGFDAVTFTGSADTAAKLRANPNLIRNSVPFTAEADSLNCAILAPDVLPSDPEFDLFVKEVAREMTGKAGQKCTAIRRVIVPEQHVELVGERLRERLAKITVGNPKMEGVRMGALASMDQHRDVSERVEMLARGNEVLFSARDGFKPVGEGCANGAFFSPTLILCRNAMVNDAVHDVEAFGPVSTLMTYRDIDEALALAARGKGSLVSTLVTKDPAIAAYAVPMAAASHGRVHILERESAVDSTGHGSPLPQLKHGGPGRAGGGEELGGIRAVRHFLQRAAVQGSPTMLTAVTGEYVRGGAVKESDLHPFRRHFDDLEVGHSLLTHRRTVSEADIVNFGGVSGDYFYMHFDEIAAKDTQFGKRIAHGYFVLSAAAGLFVSPAPGPVLANYGLDNLRFVAPVAIGDTIRARLTCKRKVDRNRADEQGRGQGVVAWDVQVTNQHDELVASYDILTLVQKRT from the coding sequence ATGGGCAACATCGCAACGCTGCAAAGCCTGATCGCCGGCCGCTGGCATGGTGAGCAGGCACTTACTCCGCTGCATAGCGCGCTGGACAACGAGCTGATCTATCACACCCACCGTGAGCCGATCGACTTCGACGAAGCCTTGAGCTGGGCGCGCAAGACTGGCGTCAAGGGCATGATGGCGCTGGACTTCCAGAAGCGTGCCCAATGCCTGAAGGCGCTGGCGCTGTACATGATGGAGCGCAAGGAAGAACTGTACGAGATTTCGCACCTGACCGGCGCCACCCGTCCGGACAGCTGGGTCGACGTCGAAGGCGGCATCGGCACCCTGTTCGCCTACGCCAGCATGGGCGGACGCGAGCTGCCGTCGTCGAACGTACTGCACGAAGGCCCGGCCATCGCGCTGGGCAAGCGCGGCGGTTTCGCCGGCACCCACATCCTGGTGCCGCGTGGCGGCGTGGCGGTGCACATCAATGCTTTCAATTTCCCGATCTGGGGCATGCTGGAAAAATTCGCGCCGAGCTTCCTGGCCGCGATGCCCTGCATCGTCAAGCCGGCCACGGCGACCAGCTACCTGACCCAGGCCACCGTCAAGATGATGATGGATTCCGGCCTGCTGCCCGAAGGCGCGCTGCAGCTGGTCATCGGCAGCACCGGCGACCTGCTCGACCGCATGGGCGGCTTCGATGCCGTCACCTTCACCGGCTCGGCCGACACCGCCGCCAAGCTGCGCGCCAATCCGAACCTGATCCGCAATTCGGTTCCGTTCACCGCCGAAGCCGACTCGCTCAACTGCGCGATCCTGGCGCCGGATGTTCTGCCATCCGACCCGGAGTTCGACCTGTTCGTGAAAGAGGTCGCGCGCGAAATGACTGGCAAGGCCGGCCAGAAATGCACGGCGATCCGGCGCGTGATCGTGCCCGAGCAGCACGTGGAGCTGGTGGGCGAACGCCTGCGCGAGCGCCTGGCGAAAATCACGGTCGGCAACCCAAAGATGGAAGGCGTGCGCATGGGCGCGCTGGCCTCGATGGACCAGCACCGCGACGTCAGCGAGCGCGTCGAGATGCTCGCGCGCGGCAACGAAGTGTTGTTCAGCGCGCGCGACGGTTTCAAGCCGGTGGGCGAAGGCTGTGCCAACGGCGCCTTCTTCTCGCCAACCCTGATCTTGTGCCGCAACGCGATGGTCAACGACGCCGTGCACGACGTCGAGGCTTTCGGCCCCGTGTCCACCTTGATGACCTACCGCGACATCGACGAAGCCCTGGCGCTGGCCGCGCGCGGCAAGGGTAGCCTGGTCTCCACGCTGGTGACGAAGGATCCGGCGATTGCCGCCTATGCGGTGCCGATGGCGGCCGCCTCGCATGGCCGCGTTCATATTCTCGAGCGCGAATCGGCGGTGGACTCCACCGGCCACGGCTCGCCGCTGCCGCAGCTCAAGCACGGCGGCCCGGGCCGCGCCGGCGGCGGCGAAGAGCTCGGCGGCATTCGCGCCGTCCGCCATTTCCTGCAGCGCGCCGCGGTACAGGGCTCACCCACCATGCTGACCGCCGTCACCGGCGAATACGTGCGCGGCGGCGCCGTGAAGGAAAGCGACCTGCACCCGTTCCGCCGCCACTTCGACGACCTCGAAGTAGGCCACTCGCTGCTGACCCACCGGCGCACCGTGAGCGAAGCCGACATCGTCAACTTCGGCGGCGTCTCGGGCGACTATTTCTACATGCACTTCGACGAGATCGCGGCGAAAGACACCCAGTTCGGCAAGCGCATCGCGCACGGTTATTTCGTGCTGTCGGCGGCGGCTGGCCTGTTCGTGTCGCCGGCCCCGGGCCCGGTGCTGGCCAACTACGGCCTGGACAACCTGCGCTTCGTTGCACCGGTCGCCATTGGCGACACCATCCGCGCACGCCTGACCTGCAAGCGCAAGGTCGACCGCAACCGCGCGGACGAGCAGGGCCGCGGCCAGGGCGTGGTGGCCTGGGACGTGCAGGTGACGAATCAACACGACGAACTGGTAGCGAGTTACGATATCCTGACGCTGGTACAAAAACGCACCTGA
- a CDS encoding phenylacetic acid degradation protein PaaY yields MVKVYEINGVRPVVHPTAYVHPSAVLIGDVIVGPRCYIGPLASMRGDFGRLILEEGANLQDSCVMHGFAGEETVVEVDGHIGHGAVLHGCRVRRNAMVGMNAVVMDKAVVGEESIVAAMSFVKAGMLIPPRSMVMGTPAKIMRALTDDDVKWKSFGTQQYHELAVRSRQTMREVEAFTEVEPNRRGIEFAMDALHKPKS; encoded by the coding sequence GTGGTCAAGGTCTACGAGATCAATGGCGTGCGCCCGGTGGTGCATCCGACTGCCTACGTGCACCCGAGCGCGGTACTGATCGGCGACGTGATCGTCGGCCCGCGCTGCTATATCGGCCCGCTGGCGTCGATGCGCGGCGACTTCGGAAGGCTGATCCTGGAAGAAGGCGCTAATTTGCAGGACAGCTGCGTGATGCACGGCTTCGCCGGCGAAGAAACGGTGGTCGAAGTCGATGGCCACATCGGCCACGGCGCCGTCCTGCACGGCTGCCGCGTCCGGCGCAACGCCATGGTGGGCATGAATGCGGTGGTGATGGACAAGGCGGTGGTCGGCGAAGAGTCGATCGTTGCGGCGATGAGTTTCGTCAAGGCCGGCATGCTCATCCCGCCACGCAGCATGGTGATGGGCACGCCCGCGAAGATCATGCGCGCGCTCACCGACGACGATGTGAAGTGGAAGAGTTTTGGGACGCAGCAGTACCACGAACTGGCCGTACGCTCGCGACAGACGATGCGCGAGGTCGAGGCGTTTACCGAGGTGGAGCCGAACCGGCGCGGGATCGAATTTGCGATGGATGCGCTGCACAAGCCGAAAAGCTGA
- the paaE gene encoding 1,2-phenylacetyl-CoA epoxidase subunit PaaE, producing the protein MSKFYPLNVAKVRHETRDAIAVTFDVPPELKSQFAYQQGQHLTLRAMIDGEDVRRSYSICSAVQDDTLRVAIKRTTGGLFSTWANEHLAPGATLDVMPPMGHFNVPLEPESERHYLVFAAGSGITPILSIVKTTLLAEPKSRFTIVYGNRASSSVIFRDELTDLKDSYMNRLKLVYVMSREQQDIELFNGRITEEKCGHFLRHWIDIRDIDVAFICGPEDMMHGVSRSLQEAGLAKEKIRIELFAASIPKHEHRPRKIEAGVPHLTEVTVIMDGSAASFTMDKDKESLLDAGLRAGIDMRYSCKGGVCSTCRCKVLEGQVEMDVNYALEDYEVARGFVLSCQSFPITDKVVVDFDIAE; encoded by the coding sequence ATGAGCAAATTCTATCCACTGAACGTGGCCAAGGTAAGACACGAGACACGCGATGCCATCGCCGTCACCTTCGATGTGCCGCCCGAACTCAAGTCGCAATTTGCCTACCAGCAGGGCCAGCACCTGACCTTGCGCGCCATGATCGACGGCGAAGACGTGCGCCGTTCGTATTCGATCTGCTCCGCGGTGCAGGACGATACCCTGCGCGTGGCGATCAAGCGCACCACCGGCGGATTGTTCTCGACCTGGGCCAACGAGCACCTGGCCCCTGGCGCCACCCTGGACGTGATGCCGCCGATGGGCCATTTCAATGTCCCGCTCGAGCCCGAGAGCGAGCGCCACTACCTGGTTTTTGCGGCCGGCAGCGGCATCACGCCAATCCTGTCGATCGTCAAGACCACCTTGCTGGCCGAGCCGAAGAGCCGCTTCACGATCGTGTACGGCAACCGCGCGTCGTCGAGCGTGATCTTCCGCGACGAGCTGACCGACCTCAAGGACAGCTACATGAACCGGCTCAAGCTGGTGTATGTCATGAGCCGCGAGCAGCAGGACATCGAACTGTTCAACGGCCGCATCACCGAAGAAAAGTGCGGCCATTTCCTGCGTCACTGGATCGATATCCGCGACATCGACGTGGCCTTTATCTGCGGCCCCGAAGACATGATGCACGGCGTCTCGCGCTCGCTCCAAGAAGCTGGTCTGGCCAAGGAAAAAATCCGCATCGAGCTGTTCGCCGCCAGCATCCCCAAGCACGAACACCGTCCGCGCAAGATCGAAGCAGGCGTGCCGCACCTGACCGAAGTGACCGTGATCATGGATGGCAGCGCCGCCAGCTTCACGATGGACAAAGACAAAGAGTCCCTGCTCGACGCCGGCCTGCGCGCCGGCATCGACATGCGTTATTCGTGCAAGGGCGGCGTGTGTTCCACCTGCCGCTGCAAGGTGCTCGAAGGCCAGGTGGAGATGGACGTGAACTACGCGCTCGAAGACTACGAAGTCGCGCGCGGGTTCGTGCTGAGCTGCCAGAGTTTTCCGATTACCGACAAGGTAGTCGTCGATTTCGATATCGCCGAATAA